In Pyricularia oryzae 70-15 chromosome 2, whole genome shotgun sequence, one genomic interval encodes:
- a CDS encoding bli-3 has protein sequence MSSNTFSNTNTGDKPEDPYKAKNLDTTSTTKEKIDDLAKFMDSCKFGMMTTRDSTTSYLHSRCMALAAKETGGIDLLFHTNTESGKTDELASDPHINISFINTSGEWASISGKASIETDRSLVKKHYSQDLKAWVGDLGDGKHDGSAEDPRIGIIRVKMHSAVYSVVNKNLLSRAADVAQGAITGKAPTIQKLREISEEEVLTWRKAN, from the exons atgtcgtccaacACCTTTTCAAACACGAACACCGGCGACAAGCCTGAGGACCCTTACAAGGCCAAAAACCTCGACACCACTTCAACCACCAAGGAGAAGATTGACGATCTCGCAAAGTTCATGGACTCCTGCAAGTTTGGCATGATGACAACTCGCGACAGCACAACCAGCTACTTGCACTCCCGCTGcatggccttggctgccaag GAGACGGGAGGCATTGATCTCCTCTTTCACACCAACACCGAGTCCGGCAAGACGGATGAGCTCGCCTCAGACCCACACATCAACATCTCCTTCATAAACACATCAGGCGAGTGGGCTTCCATCTCGGGAAAGGCCAGTATCGAGACGGATCGCTCTTTGGTCAAGAAGCACTATTCGCAGGATCTCAAAGCCTGGGTCGGTGATCTGGGTGACGGCAAGCACGACGGTAGCGCTGAAGACCCTAGGATCGGTATCATCCGTGTCAAGATGCACTCGGCCGTGTATTCGGTCGTGAACAAAAACCTGCTCAGCAGGGCCGCCGATGTCGCGCAAGGTGCCATCACGGGCAAGGCCCCAACTATTCAGAAGTTGAGAGAGATCAGCGAGGAGGAGGTTCTGACCTGGAGGAAGGCCAACTAA